Proteins encoded by one window of Emticicia oligotrophica DSM 17448:
- a CDS encoding dioxygenase family protein produces the protein MKREDFIKKGLGSLGLLAVIPALSSCIKDEVAADTTSNSSNTIINSDPTVTPSSCSVTNSETEGPFPTKSPSTLVTNNIVSDRKGTPLTIKVYIRNVNAGCAIIKDAIVDIWHCDAAGLYSEYGGTGMQSANMTAVHFLRGRQTTDDNGMAAWTSIYPGWYSGRAPHIHVHVYNSAGKSLLVTQIAFPEDVSKVVYAQGVYASHGQADTTNARDNVFSDGVTNEMPTVTGSVSTGYVLAHTIYVKA, from the coding sequence ATGAAGAGAGAAGATTTCATCAAAAAGGGCTTGGGCTCCTTAGGATTATTGGCAGTTATTCCCGCATTAAGTTCATGTATCAAAGATGAAGTAGCTGCCGATACCACAAGCAATAGCAGTAATACTATTATTAACTCTGACCCAACTGTTACACCATCTAGCTGTTCGGTTACAAATTCTGAGACTGAAGGACCCTTTCCAACGAAATCACCTTCTACTCTTGTCACGAATAATATTGTTTCAGATAGAAAAGGTACACCCTTAACAATCAAAGTATATATCAGAAATGTTAATGCTGGCTGTGCAATTATTAAAGATGCGATTGTAGATATTTGGCATTGTGATGCTGCGGGGCTCTACTCAGAATACGGCGGAACTGGTATGCAGAGTGCGAATATGACGGCTGTTCACTTTTTAAGAGGACGCCAAACCACTGATGATAATGGAATGGCAGCGTGGACGAGTATTTATCCCGGTTGGTATTCGGGAAGAGCCCCGCATATTCACGTACATGTGTATAATAGTGCAGGAAAATCATTATTAGTTACTCAAATTGCTTTCCCAGAAGATGTGAGTAAGGTTGTATATGCACAAGGCGTTTATGCAAGTCATGGCCAAGCTGATACCACAAATGCTCGTGATAATGTATTTAGTGATGGCGTGACAAACGAGATGCCAACCGTTACAGGAAGTGTTTCTACTGGGTATGTACTTGCACATACTATTTACGTTAAGGCCTAA
- a CDS encoding pirin family protein, which translates to MIQHEAKIFLSAQRPKTELSWFRSFHSFNYADLYKQPIGSLKVLNDNTLSAGKGLKTQIKKSTEVLIIPLVGGVEFKNSTGYHDFLETGKVQIFLAQAGTEYEVFNPYETELINYLEVLIEKEQVIETSTTSAIIDTEKCNELLLVFYSPQQDALVSFGKYWGREEGVYQRHFGKSSMYFFVIEGAFEIDNKLMEARDGLAIFDAEEIEFEALSNNAMFLIFEIPA; encoded by the coding sequence ATGATACAACACGAAGCGAAAATCTTTCTTTCTGCTCAACGTCCTAAAACCGAACTTTCATGGTTTCGGAGCTTTCATAGTTTTAATTATGCAGACCTTTATAAACAGCCTATTGGTAGTCTTAAAGTATTGAATGATAATACTTTATCCGCAGGAAAAGGGCTTAAAACGCAAATTAAAAAATCAACGGAGGTCTTAATTATTCCTTTAGTTGGAGGTGTAGAATTTAAAAATAGTACGGGCTACCATGATTTTCTAGAAACAGGAAAAGTACAAATATTCTTGGCCCAAGCAGGCACGGAATATGAGGTGTTTAACCCTTATGAAACAGAACTGATTAATTATTTGGAAGTGTTGATTGAGAAAGAGCAAGTAATAGAAACATCGACTACATCAGCTATCATTGACACTGAAAAATGCAATGAATTATTATTGGTTTTTTACTCGCCACAGCAAGATGCACTAGTAAGTTTTGGGAAATATTGGGGTAGAGAAGAGGGTGTTTATCAACGGCATTTTGGAAAAAGTTCGATGTATTTTTTTGTAATAGAAGGAGCTTTTGAAATAGATAACAAACTCATGGAAGCACGTGATGGCTTAGCTATTTTTGATGCCGAAGAGATTGAATTTGAAGCCCTTTCAAACAATGCAATGTTTTTGATTTTTGAGATTCCTGCTTGA
- a CDS encoding DUF3817 domain-containing protein: protein MFKSTLDKFRTIAFLEGCSFILFGITMPLKYKLDMPKPNYFVGMAHGILFIAYVVLLVLVVLQYKWPLKKAFLAFLVSFIPFGTFYADKKLFRE from the coding sequence ATGTTTAAAAGTACTTTAGATAAGTTCAGAACTATTGCTTTTTTAGAAGGTTGCTCATTTATACTTTTTGGCATTACGATGCCTCTCAAATATAAGCTTGATATGCCCAAACCCAATTATTTTGTGGGTATGGCTCATGGCATACTTTTTATTGCTTATGTGGTGCTTTTAGTTCTTGTGGTGCTTCAATACAAATGGCCACTCAAAAAGGCTTTTCTAGCATTTTTGGTTTCTTTTATACCTTTTGGTACTTTCTACGCCGATAAAAAACTATTTCGTGAATAA
- a CDS encoding NADPH-dependent FMN reductase, with protein sequence MITIIVGTNRHNSVSKKVGIHYQKLLNSLGQESQIIDLAELPYDFTFSALYHNSGKNEAFNVFQRIIDSSQKFVFIVPEYNGSFPGVLKTFFDGLRYPDSFNDKKAALVGISAGVLGNAVGLSHLNDILSYMGTDVMGLRMKFGNMKNHFDGEEFTFDIYKNLLEKQARALIAF encoded by the coding sequence ATGATTACCATAATAGTAGGTACTAACCGACATAATTCTGTCTCAAAAAAGGTAGGCATTCACTACCAAAAACTTTTAAACTCACTTGGACAAGAAAGTCAAATTATTGATTTAGCAGAGCTCCCTTACGACTTTACCTTTTCTGCACTTTACCATAATTCAGGTAAAAATGAGGCGTTTAATGTATTTCAAAGAATTATTGATTCTAGTCAAAAATTTGTTTTTATTGTACCCGAATACAATGGTTCGTTTCCTGGCGTGTTAAAAACATTCTTTGATGGTTTGAGATACCCCGATAGTTTTAATGATAAAAAAGCAGCATTAGTTGGTATTTCGGCGGGTGTTTTGGGTAACGCAGTTGGACTTAGCCATTTGAATGACATTTTAAGCTATATGGGTACGGATGTAATGGGTTTACGCATGAAGTTTGGTAATATGAAGAACCATTTTGATGGCGAAGAATTTACATTTGATATTTACAAAAACCTTCTCGAAAAACAAGCAAGAGCCTTGATAGCTTTTTAA
- a CDS encoding acetoacetate decarboxylase family protein, whose amino-acid sequence MQAPPPWKLKGNGYIFIYHFPKSFVEKYGFLADYQASRFNGDFVGTIMLVDYETSEVGPYRELLFVPGRLKFDKKKIFSISKIYVSSQDSVDNGRKNWGIPKELADFNITKPNEQETIFDVSVSGKTFFKVRLKNGSFRFPITTKFFPLKLAQKQNTDLYITNSPAKGSATFAKLVSAEVDSAFFPDISQLKPLSVLSVSNFEMIFPHPEIKTGYFE is encoded by the coding sequence ATGCAAGCACCGCCTCCTTGGAAACTTAAAGGAAATGGTTATATTTTTATTTATCATTTCCCGAAATCATTTGTAGAAAAGTATGGATTTTTAGCTGACTATCAAGCGAGTAGATTCAACGGCGATTTTGTGGGTACGATTATGTTGGTTGACTATGAAACTTCGGAGGTTGGTCCATACCGAGAGTTATTGTTTGTGCCCGGTAGGTTGAAGTTTGATAAAAAGAAGATTTTTTCGATTTCAAAGATATATGTTTCAAGTCAAGATAGCGTTGATAATGGTCGAAAAAACTGGGGAATTCCAAAAGAATTGGCAGATTTTAATATCACGAAACCAAACGAACAAGAAACCATTTTTGATGTAAGTGTATCTGGTAAGACTTTTTTCAAGGTGAGACTCAAAAATGGTTCATTCAGGTTTCCGATTACGACAAAATTCTTTCCTTTAAAATTAGCCCAAAAACAAAATACCGACCTTTACATTACAAATTCTCCGGCTAAGGGCTCTGCTACTTTTGCAAAATTGGTCTCGGCCGAGGTAGATTCAGCCTTTTTTCCTGATATTTCACAACTCAAACCTTTGAGTGTTTTATCTGTAAGTAATTTCGAAATGATTTTTCCGCATCCAGAAATAAAAACTGGTTATTTTGAGTAA
- a CDS encoding DUF885 domain-containing protein: MKNLLIGLLALMIFSCTKNAEQSSTSAPNKDLAKVFDDYYEENLKLSPISATNQGDNRYNDLLPNDISQEFIEKSKAFYTSYLDKVNKFDRESLNDEDKIAYDIFKREMELQLEGYKFNGELIPFQQFWGLPLTIGQLGSGDGSQPFKTVKDYEDWLKRVSAFKVWGDTAVVNFRKGIAAGIVLPKSLVVKMIPQMYDLVVSDPTKSLFYGPINKLPKDFSDVDKTRLTEAYKKAIMTELVPTYKHLGDFLKNEYLPKARTSSGIDALPQGKELYTFQAKIWTTTDKTPDEIYETGLKEVARIRGEMEKVKEQVGFKGTLDEFFTYLKTDKKFYPYKQPNEVLDAFRGILTKIEPNLKKMFNKTPKAKFEVRQTEKFREASASAEYNSPSVDGSRPGIFYVPIPDATKFNLTSGMESLFLHEAIPGHHYQSALQQENTNLHKFQRFNWYGAYGEGWALYCESLGKELGLYTDPYQYMGALGDEIHRAIRLVVDVAIHTKGWSREKAIKYMMDNEPISEQGATAEIERYMAVPGQALSYKIGALKIRELREKYEKQLGSKFSLAAFHDEFLKDGCMPLSVLERKMDAWAAKQK; the protein is encoded by the coding sequence ATGAAAAACCTCTTAATTGGGCTTTTGGCCTTAATGATTTTTTCGTGTACCAAAAATGCCGAACAATCTTCTACTTCTGCTCCTAACAAAGATTTAGCAAAGGTTTTTGATGATTATTATGAAGAAAACCTAAAACTCTCGCCGATTTCAGCAACTAATCAAGGCGATAATCGCTATAATGATTTACTGCCTAATGATATTTCGCAGGAGTTTATCGAAAAATCAAAGGCCTTTTACACGAGTTATTTAGACAAGGTAAATAAGTTCGACCGTGAATCATTGAACGATGAAGATAAGATTGCCTACGATATTTTTAAGCGAGAAATGGAGTTGCAATTGGAAGGATATAAGTTTAACGGAGAATTGATTCCATTCCAACAATTTTGGGGTTTACCGCTTACTATCGGGCAGTTGGGTAGTGGCGATGGTAGCCAGCCTTTTAAAACTGTCAAAGATTATGAAGATTGGTTGAAACGTGTATCGGCTTTTAAAGTTTGGGGCGATACGGCTGTGGTAAATTTTCGTAAAGGAATAGCCGCAGGAATAGTTTTGCCAAAATCATTGGTAGTGAAAATGATTCCTCAAATGTATGATTTAGTGGTAAGTGACCCAACAAAGAGTTTATTCTACGGACCAATTAATAAATTACCTAAAGATTTTAGTGATGTAGATAAAACTCGTTTGACAGAAGCATATAAAAAAGCTATCATGACAGAACTTGTTCCAACGTATAAGCATTTGGGCGATTTTCTGAAAAATGAATACCTTCCAAAGGCTCGAACAAGTTCGGGTATTGATGCCCTTCCACAAGGAAAAGAACTTTATACATTTCAAGCAAAAATATGGACAACTACTGATAAAACGCCTGATGAAATTTATGAAACAGGCTTAAAAGAAGTGGCAAGAATTAGGGGAGAGATGGAGAAAGTAAAAGAGCAAGTGGGCTTTAAGGGTACGCTTGATGAGTTTTTTACTTACCTAAAAACCGATAAAAAATTCTACCCGTATAAACAACCAAATGAAGTATTGGATGCTTTTAGAGGTATTCTAACTAAAATAGAGCCGAATCTAAAAAAGATGTTCAATAAGACTCCAAAGGCTAAATTTGAGGTTCGTCAGACTGAGAAATTCCGCGAGGCCTCTGCCAGTGCAGAATATAATTCTCCGTCGGTTGATGGGTCACGTCCGGGTATATTTTATGTGCCAATTCCAGATGCTACGAAATTTAATCTGACTTCTGGTATGGAATCATTGTTTTTGCACGAAGCCATTCCGGGGCATCATTATCAGAGTGCCTTGCAGCAAGAAAATACCAACTTGCACAAGTTTCAACGTTTCAATTGGTATGGTGCTTATGGCGAAGGCTGGGCTTTGTATTGCGAATCTTTGGGTAAAGAATTAGGCCTTTACACCGACCCATATCAGTATATGGGTGCTTTGGGTGATGAAATTCACCGTGCAATCAGATTAGTAGTAGATGTGGCGATTCATACCAAAGGGTGGTCTCGTGAGAAAGCCATTAAGTATATGATGGATAACGAGCCTATTTCGGAGCAAGGTGCTACCGCCGAAATAGAGCGTTATATGGCCGTTCCAGGGCAAGCACTTTCTTACAAGATTGGAGCTTTGAAAATTCGAGAATTACGTGAGAAATACGAAAAACAACTTGGTTCGAAATTTAGTTTGGCTGCTTTTCACGATGAATTTTTGAAAGATGGCTGTATGCCATTGAGTGTTTTAGAAAGAAAAATGGATGCTTGGGCAGCTAAGCAAAAGTAA
- a CDS encoding PVC-type heme-binding CxxCH protein, which yields MKLNNKILLTLFVLTVFLISAFLPAPPSDSVKVAKSMHISLIGGNLGSRMINYDHFETEMHVRYPDSLLFIRNMCDGGDTPGFRPHASRKFPWAFDGAEKFQTEYAKNSDSQGFFDTPDQWLTRLKTDVIIGMFGYSESFQGIAGLATFKAELDAFIKYTLSQKYNGQSSPQLVLVSPIAFEDLSSKYDLPNGVKENQNLLLYTNAMREVSAKNKVLFVDAFTPSKAWYAASTEPLTIDGSQLTAEGYKKFGVFLTDKIFGKAVAKAEERRQLIYDAVMEKNWMWHNDYKIPNGVHVYGRRYNPFGPDNYPAEIEKIRQMTDIRDNAIWLAASKGEKMDVAAADKNTRTLPPVKTNFNPEKNGSLEYLYGQDALNKLKVPAGYKIELFASEKEFNDLANPVQMSFDNKGRLWVATMPSYPHYKPGDTKPNDKILILEDTNSDGKADKQTVFADGLHLPLGFEIAPEGVYVSQGTNLKLFTDTNGDDKADKVEILLSGFDDHDTHHNNSAFCADPSGAIYGGEGVFLHTNVETPYGTVRATNGGFYRYAPQLHKLYRIAQLSIPNPWGIAFDDWGQPFFAETSSPDVRWMTPGTVLPRYGEYTHKGVQLIEKDHMVRPTSGLEFLWSRHFPDEVQGDMLINNTIGFLGTKQHAIVDDGTGYKTKHRQDLVVSEDRNFRPVDMEIAPDGSLYLIDWHNILIGHMQHNARDPLRDHVHGRVYRITYPSRPLVTPAKIAGASVETLLENLKLPEYRSRYRTRRELRGRNAAEVLPKLNQWVANLDKADPRYEHHLLEALWVSWGLDKVDQKLLRQMLKAKDYHARAAAVEVLRFVGHQVPDQAALFMQAVRDENSRVRLGAIVGASWLSKEKALPILAEAKKKPMDEWMVHAHETAVAHTSGMAVKPVKEIAEKSNLKGTDLELFNIGKKIYTKEGYCGTCHQADGKGLTASGFPPLAGTTWVTGNEDRAIKIVLKGMMGQIEVNGKKYAGQVPMTPFEGLLTDKEIAAVLTYVRNSFGNNAPAVSPEKVKVVRASVLQQKDIYNASKLLSEHPMEK from the coding sequence ATGAAACTTAACAACAAAATATTATTAACCCTATTTGTACTAACAGTTTTTCTGATTAGTGCATTTTTACCAGCACCACCCTCTGACTCCGTCAAGGTTGCGAAAAGCATGCATATATCGCTTATTGGGGGTAATCTTGGGTCGAGAATGATTAATTATGACCATTTCGAAACCGAAATGCACGTACGCTATCCTGATAGCCTTTTGTTTATCAGAAATATGTGTGATGGTGGCGATACCCCAGGGTTTCGCCCACATGCTAGTAGAAAATTTCCTTGGGCTTTTGATGGTGCTGAGAAATTTCAAACTGAATACGCTAAAAACTCTGATAGTCAAGGTTTTTTCGATACACCAGACCAATGGCTTACGCGTTTGAAGACTGATGTAATTATCGGAATGTTTGGCTACAGCGAGTCTTTTCAAGGAATTGCGGGTTTAGCCACTTTTAAGGCTGAGTTAGATGCCTTCATCAAATACACATTGAGCCAGAAATATAACGGTCAGTCAAGTCCACAATTAGTGCTTGTTTCTCCAATTGCTTTTGAAGATTTGTCAAGCAAATATGACCTACCGAATGGAGTAAAAGAAAACCAAAATTTATTACTCTATACCAACGCAATGCGTGAAGTTTCTGCTAAAAATAAGGTTTTATTTGTTGATGCCTTCACCCCTTCAAAAGCTTGGTATGCTGCTTCTACAGAGCCATTGACAATTGATGGTTCGCAACTTACAGCTGAAGGATATAAGAAGTTTGGCGTTTTCTTGACCGATAAAATTTTTGGTAAAGCTGTAGCTAAAGCCGAAGAACGTCGCCAGTTAATTTATGATGCCGTAATGGAGAAAAACTGGATGTGGCACAATGATTACAAAATTCCAAACGGTGTACACGTTTATGGTAGAAGATACAATCCTTTTGGACCAGATAATTATCCAGCAGAAATCGAAAAGATTCGTCAAATGACCGATATTCGAGACAATGCCATTTGGTTGGCTGCCTCGAAAGGTGAAAAGATGGATGTGGCTGCTGCCGATAAAAATACTCGTACACTTCCGCCAGTAAAGACCAATTTCAATCCTGAAAAAAATGGAAGTTTAGAATACTTATACGGACAAGATGCCCTCAATAAACTAAAAGTGCCAGCGGGTTATAAAATTGAGTTATTTGCTTCTGAAAAAGAGTTTAATGACTTGGCCAATCCTGTTCAAATGTCATTTGATAATAAGGGACGTTTATGGGTGGCTACTATGCCAAGCTACCCGCACTATAAGCCGGGTGATACCAAGCCAAATGATAAAATCTTGATTTTGGAAGATACGAATAGCGATGGTAAAGCTGATAAGCAAACAGTTTTTGCTGACGGTTTACACTTACCATTAGGTTTTGAAATAGCACCAGAAGGTGTATATGTATCGCAGGGAACAAACCTTAAATTATTTACTGATACGAATGGCGATGATAAAGCTGATAAAGTAGAAATTTTGCTGAGTGGCTTTGATGACCACGATACACACCATAATAATAGTGCCTTTTGTGCTGATCCTTCGGGGGCAATTTATGGTGGTGAGGGAGTTTTCTTGCACACCAATGTAGAAACGCCTTATGGTACAGTTCGTGCAACTAATGGCGGGTTTTATCGTTATGCTCCACAATTACATAAATTATATCGAATTGCTCAATTATCAATACCAAATCCGTGGGGGATTGCTTTTGATGATTGGGGTCAACCATTTTTTGCCGAAACCTCAAGTCCTGATGTGCGTTGGATGACTCCCGGAACGGTTTTGCCCCGCTACGGCGAATACACACATAAAGGTGTTCAGTTGATTGAAAAAGACCACATGGTTCGCCCGACTTCTGGCCTTGAGTTTTTGTGGAGTCGCCATTTCCCTGATGAGGTACAAGGCGATATGCTCATCAATAATACAATCGGATTTTTAGGTACTAAGCAACATGCTATTGTAGATGATGGTACTGGTTATAAAACCAAACATCGACAAGATTTGGTGGTAAGTGAAGACCGAAATTTCCGTCCAGTAGATATGGAAATTGCACCCGATGGCTCACTTTACCTCATTGATTGGCATAATATTTTGATTGGACACATGCAACACAATGCTCGTGACCCACTTCGTGACCACGTACATGGTCGTGTGTATCGCATCACTTATCCATCAAGACCACTCGTAACGCCTGCCAAAATTGCTGGGGCGAGTGTCGAAACCTTATTAGAAAATCTCAAATTACCTGAATATAGAAGCCGTTATCGCACACGTCGTGAATTACGTGGTAGAAATGCAGCCGAGGTTTTACCAAAACTTAATCAGTGGGTAGCAAATTTAGATAAAGCAGACCCTCGTTATGAGCATCATCTTTTGGAAGCTTTGTGGGTAAGTTGGGGCTTAGATAAAGTTGACCAAAAATTACTTCGTCAGATGCTCAAAGCTAAAGATTATCATGCTCGTGCGGCAGCGGTTGAAGTGCTTCGTTTTGTTGGGCATCAAGTGCCTGACCAAGCTGCTTTATTTATGCAAGCGGTACGTGATGAAAATAGTAGAGTTCGTTTAGGAGCAATCGTAGGAGCTTCATGGTTGAGTAAAGAAAAAGCACTTCCGATTTTGGCGGAAGCTAAAAAGAAACCGATGGATGAATGGATGGTTCACGCCCACGAGACCGCTGTGGCTCATACCAGCGGAATGGCGGTTAAACCTGTGAAAGAAATAGCTGAAAAGTCGAATCTTAAAGGAACTGATTTAGAGTTATTTAACATTGGCAAGAAAATTTATACAAAAGAAGGTTACTGCGGAACTTGTCATCAAGCAGATGGAAAAGGCTTAACGGCATCGGGTTTCCCGCCATTGGCAGGCACTACTTGGGTAACGGGCAATGAAGACCGAGCGATAAAAATTGTCTTGAAAGGGATGATGGGTCAGATAGAGGTAAACGGTAAAAAATATGCTGGCCAAGTACCGATGACTCCATTTGAGGGTTTATTGACCGATAAAGAAATTGCAGCTGTATTGACTTACGTTCGAAATTCATTTGGTAATAATGCTCCTGCAGTTTCGCCCGAAAAAGTGAAGGTTGTTAGAGCATCAGTTTTACAACAAAAGGATATCTACAACGCATCAAAATTGCTTTCAGAGCATCCGATGGAGAAGTAA
- a CDS encoding ThuA domain-containing protein, with translation MRKTFLLLSFVLLGACVHFASAQAKKQPLIVFVTGDHEYSGEFTLPLIAAELEKNYGFRTKVLKAYPNQNAEKNIPGLEALQEADLAVFYLRWRQLPPDQLEYIEKYLKSAKPVMGFRTTTHAFNFPKGDASERWNAFGEFALNAPPGWGGKAAHTHYGHESSTDVSVIEAAKKHPILTGVAPSFHVRSWLYRVLPDYPTKGSEWLLMGKAVNPDKAAIENPVAWTGTNSYGAKIFTTTMGHPEDFQVEAFQRLIINAIHWELSKPVPKKWKGKIDINVPYRGMVK, from the coding sequence ATGCGTAAAACTTTTTTATTACTGAGTTTTGTGTTGCTAGGTGCGTGTGTGCACTTTGCTTCGGCACAAGCTAAAAAGCAGCCTCTGATAGTATTCGTAACTGGCGACCACGAATACAGCGGCGAATTTACTCTTCCTCTCATTGCCGCCGAACTTGAAAAAAACTACGGTTTTCGAACTAAAGTTTTGAAAGCTTATCCTAATCAAAATGCCGAGAAAAACATTCCTGGTTTAGAGGCTTTACAAGAAGCAGATTTAGCAGTTTTTTACCTCCGTTGGCGACAACTTCCTCCTGACCAACTCGAGTACATTGAAAAGTACCTTAAGTCTGCTAAACCTGTCATGGGTTTTCGTACAACCACTCATGCCTTCAACTTTCCAAAAGGTGATGCATCCGAGCGATGGAATGCCTTTGGAGAATTTGCTTTGAATGCACCTCCAGGTTGGGGTGGAAAAGCTGCCCATACACATTACGGACACGAAAGTAGTACCGATGTTTCGGTCATAGAAGCTGCTAAAAAACACCCAATTCTTACGGGTGTTGCCCCAAGTTTTCACGTACGTTCGTGGTTATATCGAGTTCTACCTGATTATCCGACTAAAGGTTCAGAATGGCTTTTGATGGGAAAAGCGGTAAATCCTGATAAAGCAGCTATCGAAAACCCAGTGGCTTGGACAGGTACAAATTCTTATGGAGCAAAGATATTTACAACTACAATGGGGCATCCTGAAGATTTTCAGGTAGAGGCCTTTCAAAGACTTATTATAAATGCCATTCATTGGGAATTGAGTAAACCTGTTCCGAAAAAGTGGAAAGGTAAAATAGATATTAATGTGCCCTATCGTGGCATGGTGAAATAG
- a CDS encoding CAP domain-containing protein yields MMKSCFVFTFCVFILLSHQACSQSPEQINGETQLEQSVLDYVNQHRRGKGLAPLKMMPIITAEALKHSKNMADGRVDFGHDGFEGRADRLMSQIEQSNAISENVAYGKFTAQEVVNRWLQSAGHRKNIEGKFNLTGIGIVRRNDGYIYFTQIFLNK; encoded by the coding sequence ATGATGAAAAGCTGTTTTGTTTTTACCTTTTGTGTTTTCATTTTACTCTCACATCAAGCTTGCTCACAATCTCCCGAACAAATTAACGGCGAAACCCAACTCGAACAATCGGTTTTAGATTATGTAAATCAGCACCGAAGAGGAAAAGGTTTAGCACCACTCAAAATGATGCCAATCATTACGGCAGAAGCACTAAAACACAGTAAAAACATGGCCGATGGCCGAGTAGATTTTGGGCACGATGGTTTTGAAGGTCGAGCCGATAGATTAATGAGCCAAATTGAACAATCGAACGCCATTTCTGAAAATGTGGCCTACGGTAAATTCACAGCACAAGAGGTAGTCAATCGTTGGCTACAAAGTGCAGGGCATCGAAAAAATATTGAGGGAAAATTTAACCTTACAGGTATCGGAATTGTAAGACGAAATGATGGATATATCTATTTCACTCAAATATTTTTGAATAAATAG
- a CDS encoding LysR substrate-binding domain-containing protein has translation MELRQLRYFLMLAQELHFKRAADKLFIVQPALTKQIQDLEAELGVCLFERNKRNVKLSVAGEFFKQEITQLFEHLEKSKNEVKQVESGQKGELKIGYVGSCIHTFLPDLLGKLHGKYPEIHTYLSEMTSALQLLAVQKGELDIAFLRNPPPNKRFQQRIVFQENFALVLPKNHWLDSSNFQSISQVANEKFILPTKTDGEIYHNLQWSICEDAGFTPQISHETVHGYTTLKLVENNLGISLIPISFERVTNAAIKFIELRDIPQKAEITALWNSQNPNPSLRRFLEVV, from the coding sequence ATGGAACTCCGACAACTCCGTTATTTTTTGATGCTTGCCCAAGAATTGCACTTCAAGCGTGCAGCTGATAAACTATTTATTGTTCAACCAGCACTTACGAAACAAATCCAAGATTTAGAGGCCGAATTGGGTGTTTGTTTGTTTGAACGCAACAAACGAAATGTGAAACTTTCAGTGGCAGGCGAATTTTTCAAACAAGAAATAACGCAGTTGTTTGAGCATTTAGAAAAGTCTAAAAATGAAGTAAAGCAAGTTGAATCAGGGCAAAAGGGTGAGTTGAAAATTGGCTATGTAGGTTCGTGTATTCACACTTTTTTGCCCGATTTACTTGGAAAACTACACGGTAAATACCCCGAAATTCATACGTATTTATCAGAAATGACCTCGGCTTTGCAGTTATTGGCTGTTCAAAAAGGCGAACTCGACATTGCTTTCTTGAGAAATCCTCCTCCCAATAAGCGTTTTCAACAACGCATTGTTTTTCAAGAAAACTTTGCTTTGGTTTTGCCAAAAAATCATTGGCTTGATTCATCGAATTTTCAATCCATCTCACAAGTTGCCAACGAAAAATTTATTCTTCCCACTAAAACTGATGGCGAAATTTACCATAACCTTCAATGGAGTATTTGTGAAGATGCTGGTTTTACACCGCAAATTTCGCATGAAACCGTACACGGTTATACTACCTTGAAATTGGTAGAAAATAATTTGGGTATTTCGCTCATTCCGATTTCGTTTGAACGAGTAACCAACGCTGCCATTAAATTTATTGAACTACGAGATATTCCTCAAAAAGCAGAAATTACTGCCCTGTGGAATTCTCAAAATCCGAATCCAAGTTTGAGGCGATTTTTGGAGGTTGTATAG